In Alkalihalobacillus sp. TS-13, the following are encoded in one genomic region:
- a CDS encoding DUF3817 domain-containing protein codes for MLKAFRVVGYSEGVSFLLLLGIAMPLKYMFDFPMAVTIVGAIHGGLFVLYCMMVVYLKFNQNWSITKAALGILASVLPFGPFVFDAKAVRS; via the coding sequence ATGTTGAAAGCTTTCCGCGTAGTTGGCTACTCTGAGGGAGTTTCTTTTCTGCTGTTGCTTGGTATCGCAATGCCTTTAAAATATATGTTCGACTTTCCAATGGCGGTCACTATTGTTGGCGCGATCCACGGCGGATTGTTCGTCCTCTATTGCATGATGGTTGTTTACTTGAAGTTCAATCAAAATTGGTCCATTACAAAAGCTGCCCTTGGAATCCTGGCTTCTGTACTTCCATTCGGTCCTTTCGTGTTTGATGCAAAGGCAGTCAGAAGTTGA
- the trpD gene encoding anthranilate phosphoribosyltransferase, translating to MIITQLKNAMDGKTFSEDEAKSIMDRIMTGHVTSSQIASLLTILKMRGETVDEMTGFAKSMREHAIAFPVNLEDTVDTCGTGGDGSGTFNISTASAIVMASLGVKVAKHGNRSFSSKSGSADVLECLNVPTQSGVDEAIKALEEYSMSFLFAPLYHPAMKHAIAPRKEIGFRTVFNILGPLCNPAGCQRQLIGVYDAQLARKMAEVVQRLGIKKAMIVSGDDGLDECSVMSSTMVLEVTPDEIKTYKIHPEDLGLQTGNLIDIQVDSPEMSADLIRKVFNNSSNPAAKNIVILNAAAGLVAADRASDFSTAVPLVKEAIESGQVEGHYLNMTHVQVRSYA from the coding sequence ATGATTATAACCCAATTAAAAAATGCGATGGATGGTAAGACCTTTTCAGAAGATGAAGCAAAATCCATCATGGATCGGATCATGACCGGACACGTTACGTCAAGTCAAATCGCAAGTCTATTAACAATTTTAAAAATGCGTGGAGAAACAGTTGATGAAATGACGGGTTTCGCAAAGTCGATGCGTGAACATGCTATTGCTTTCCCGGTCAACTTGGAAGATACCGTAGATACTTGCGGAACAGGAGGGGACGGCTCTGGAACATTCAACATTTCAACTGCCTCAGCGATTGTCATGGCTTCACTAGGTGTGAAAGTCGCAAAGCATGGAAACAGGTCATTTTCTTCTAAAAGCGGAAGCGCAGATGTGCTCGAATGTCTTAATGTCCCTACCCAATCTGGTGTTGATGAAGCGATCAAAGCTTTGGAAGAGTATTCGATGAGCTTTCTATTTGCACCGCTGTATCATCCAGCAATGAAGCATGCAATAGCTCCGAGAAAAGAAATCGGATTCCGCACCGTATTCAATATATTAGGACCCTTATGCAATCCAGCTGGGTGTCAGCGACAATTGATCGGTGTCTATGATGCACAATTAGCTCGTAAAATGGCAGAAGTGGTTCAACGATTAGGTATTAAGAAAGCAATGATCGTCTCGGGTGACGACGGTCTGGATGAATGTTCGGTAATGTCATCCACAATGGTGCTCGAGGTTACTCCAGATGAAATCAAGACTTACAAAATTCATCCTGAAGATCTTGGTCTTCAAACAGGTAATTTAATAGATATCCAGGTGGATTCACCCGAAATGAGTGCAGACCTCATACGAAAGGTTTTCAACAACAGCTCGAATCCAGCAGCCAAAAACATCGTCATTCTGAATGCAGCAGCAGGTCTTGTCGCTGCAGACCGAGCATCCGATTTTTCAACAGCTGTACCGCTCGTTAAAGAAGCGATCGAATCAGGACAGGTTGAAGGGCATTACCTTAACATGACACATGTGCAGGTGAGGTCCTATGCTTGA
- the trpC gene encoding indole-3-glycerol phosphate synthase TrpC, translated as MLEQIVETKKQELSNYPKTFEKVTYTQRSLKNAISNSNRKLGLIAEVKKASPSKGIIREDFHPVDIAKTYEAAGADAISVLTDKTYFQGHSDYLTQIKKAVNLPILRKDFIIDSVQVEESKSMGADAILLIKAILDPVQMKELYLYAKELGLEVLLEVHSKDEVKEVFNQFIPELLGINNRDLNTFKTSVAHTGEIASVIPEEVTFISESGIKTSEDVNFVHQAGASGILVGETLMRSKSISTCIEDLFQEN; from the coding sequence ATGCTTGAGCAGATCGTGGAAACCAAAAAGCAAGAACTATCAAATTATCCTAAGACCTTTGAGAAGGTAACATACACGCAGCGTTCGCTGAAAAATGCGATATCAAACAGCAATCGAAAGCTTGGGCTGATCGCAGAGGTGAAAAAGGCATCACCTTCAAAAGGGATCATCCGCGAAGATTTCCATCCAGTCGATATTGCGAAAACCTATGAAGCAGCAGGGGCAGATGCCATTTCTGTTTTGACTGATAAAACCTATTTTCAAGGTCACTCAGATTATTTGACGCAAATAAAGAAAGCAGTCAATCTACCAATATTACGGAAGGATTTCATCATTGATTCCGTTCAGGTCGAAGAGAGCAAATCGATGGGTGCGGACGCAATCCTGTTGATTAAAGCAATCCTTGATCCAGTGCAAATGAAAGAGTTGTATCTGTATGCAAAAGAACTGGGACTTGAAGTATTGCTGGAGGTCCACTCTAAAGATGAGGTTAAAGAGGTTTTCAATCAATTCATCCCTGAACTTCTCGGCATCAATAACCGGGATTTGAACACCTTTAAAACTTCAGTCGCTCATACTGGGGAAATAGCCTCCGTCATTCCAGAAGAGGTCACTTTTATCAGTGAGAGCGGTATCAAAACCTCTGAAGATGTAAATTTCGTTCATCAAGCTGGAGCGTCTGGAATTTTAGTCGGGGAGACGCTGATGAGATCGAAGTCGATTTCAACTTGTATTGAAGACCTATTCCAGGAGAATTGA
- a CDS encoding ring-cleaving dioxygenase, whose product MNRKPLKGIHHVSAITGDAKRNYEFYTKILGMRLVKKTINQDDPSVYHLFYADERGNPGTDLTFFEIPMAGNTYPGTNSISTTSLRVPSDEALDFWQKRFDEFGIDHDEVSKEYGRATVAFQDFEGQRLLLVSDENNDGVAPGKPWDKSPVPIEYGIQGLGPIFLTVPKLELSETLLINVLGFSKKGTYASGNKNDVHVYETGEGGTGGEVHLVHRDDLQPERQGRGSVHHVAFRVENEEELKKWITYLKELRIPNSGFVERYYFKSLYFREPNGILFELATDGPGFEGDEDFDHLGENLALPPYFEQDRAEIEARLKPLETKH is encoded by the coding sequence ATGAACCGAAAACCTTTAAAAGGAATTCATCATGTATCAGCAATCACAGGCGATGCCAAAAGGAACTATGAATTTTATACGAAAATCCTAGGTATGAGACTAGTAAAAAAAACAATTAACCAGGATGACCCATCTGTTTATCATTTGTTTTATGCAGATGAAAGGGGAAATCCGGGCACTGACCTCACCTTTTTTGAAATCCCGATGGCTGGAAACACATATCCTGGAACAAATAGTATTTCGACGACTTCGCTTCGTGTGCCCAGCGATGAAGCATTAGACTTCTGGCAAAAGCGTTTTGATGAGTTTGGAATCGACCATGATGAAGTTTCAAAAGAGTATGGTCGTGCAACAGTGGCATTTCAAGACTTTGAAGGGCAACGTCTCTTGTTAGTATCAGACGAAAATAATGATGGCGTGGCCCCTGGGAAGCCATGGGATAAGAGCCCCGTCCCAATAGAGTATGGCATTCAAGGCCTTGGTCCGATTTTTTTGACAGTACCGAAACTGGAATTATCTGAAACGCTGTTGATTAATGTTCTTGGATTCTCAAAAAAAGGAACCTATGCATCTGGAAATAAAAATGATGTCCATGTGTATGAAACAGGAGAAGGTGGAACAGGAGGAGAAGTCCATCTAGTCCATCGAGATGACCTACAACCGGAACGTCAAGGACGGGGAAGTGTCCACCATGTTGCTTTCCGCGTCGAAAATGAAGAAGAATTGAAAAAATGGATTACCTACCTGAAAGAATTACGGATTCCAAATTCAGGTTTTGTAGAACGATACTACTTCAAGTCCTTATACTTCAGAGAACCGAACGGTATTCTGTTCGAATTAGCAACTGATGGCCCCGGATTTGAAGGGGATGAGGATTTTGACCATCTTGGGGAAAACTTGGCCCTGCCCCCTTATTTTGAACAAGATCGAGCAGAGATTGAAGCCCGTTTGAAGCCATTGGAAACGAAACATTGA
- a CDS encoding phosphoribosylanthranilate isomerase, with protein sequence MPYLKICGIRSQEDYETVREYSADYVGFIFADSKRRVSPIDVSKWIEPHHQMKHVGVFVNPDLTEIEETLSHVKLDVIQLHGDESNSFISEVRRNVNIEIWKALAHGEGTLRQLDEYDHVVDGFVIDTKVKGKWGGTGIKFDWNAIPAYTKKAVEMDKDCFIAGGITPSNIEECLLFNPMGIDLSSGIEENDRKSPQLINDLIERMNV encoded by the coding sequence ATGCCTTATTTGAAAATTTGCGGTATCCGTTCTCAGGAAGATTATGAAACTGTTCGAGAATATAGTGCTGATTATGTTGGGTTCATTTTTGCGGACAGCAAGCGTCGCGTCTCACCAATAGACGTTAGCAAGTGGATCGAACCTCATCATCAAATGAAACATGTCGGGGTCTTCGTCAATCCTGATCTTACTGAAATCGAAGAGACACTTTCACATGTCAAACTCGATGTCATTCAGCTTCATGGCGATGAATCGAACTCGTTCATCAGTGAAGTACGGAGAAATGTCAACATTGAAATATGGAAAGCGTTAGCCCATGGTGAAGGGACACTCCGACAGTTAGATGAGTACGACCATGTCGTCGATGGCTTTGTCATCGATACGAAAGTGAAAGGAAAATGGGGTGGAACAGGCATCAAGTTTGATTGGAACGCCATCCCTGCTTATACCAAAAAAGCGGTGGAGATGGATAAAGATTGCTTTATCGCAGGAGGCATTACCCCCTCCAATATCGAGGAGTGTTTATTGTTCAATCCGATGGGAATCGACCTATCAAGCGGGATCGAGGAGAACGATCGGAAAAGCCCTCAACTTATCAATGACC
- a CDS encoding alpha/beta hydrolase, whose protein sequence is MEHVYIEGKDKHAPTLLLLHGTGGNERDLLPLAEMIAPSASVLGVRGNVSENGMPRFFRRLREGVFDEEDLKYRTNGLKVFIDEMASKYGFDRDNVVAIGYSNGANIAASLMYHYEDALAGAILFHAMVPLRDVQLPDLEGSPVFIGAGENDPLIPMDETKELAKALRNVNADVTEFWTKGGHQLMREEIDEAKSWYAANFQK, encoded by the coding sequence ATGGAACATGTATATATAGAAGGAAAAGATAAACACGCCCCGACACTTTTATTGTTGCACGGCACAGGAGGAAACGAAAGAGATTTGTTGCCTCTTGCTGAAATGATCGCCCCTAGCGCTTCAGTTTTAGGAGTGAGGGGAAATGTCTCAGAAAATGGTATGCCCCGATTCTTCAGAAGACTACGTGAAGGTGTTTTTGATGAGGAAGATTTGAAGTACCGCACAAATGGATTGAAAGTATTTATAGATGAGATGGCTTCTAAATATGGATTCGATAGAGATAACGTTGTTGCCATTGGTTATTCGAATGGTGCGAACATTGCTGCAAGTCTGATGTATCATTATGAAGATGCCTTAGCCGGTGCCATCCTTTTCCATGCGATGGTGCCACTTAGGGATGTCCAGTTACCAGACTTAGAAGGATCGCCGGTTTTCATAGGTGCAGGAGAGAACGATCCTCTCATACCGATGGACGAAACAAAGGAATTGGCGAAGGCATTACGAAATGTCAATGCTGATGTCACCGAGTTTTGGACAAAAGGCGGACACCAGTTGATGAGAGAAGAAATCGATGAGGCCAAGAGCTGGTACGCAGCCAATTTTCAAAAATAA
- a CDS encoding MFS transporter, with product MKNQSHLQKDKIWTRDFVFVCLSNFFIFAGFQMTLPTLPLFVNELGGKDEMIGMIVGIFTFSALIIRPWAGHVLETLGRRFVYLIGLAVFVVSVAAYSFTSSILLLFLLRVVQGLGWGMSTTAVGTIATDLIPPKRRGEGMGFFGLAGTLAMAFGPALGLMLVVRANFSITFAIAAFCGLASLIIAALIHYRPGEKSHAPQRKWDLYEKTALVPALLLFFITMAFGGITSFLPLYAEQLNISGIGWYFTVFAFSLMIVRPFSGKLYDRLGHKAVFLPGTFLILIAMIDLSLLANEWMLIAAALFFGVGFGSVQPALQAWAVQSAPKNRRGMANATFFSSFDLGVGTGAMFFGVIASWYGYSEIYMASAISVTISMVLYLFITKNMSVGNETSAGQLSR from the coding sequence ATGAAGAACCAGTCTCATCTACAAAAAGATAAAATATGGACACGCGATTTCGTTTTCGTTTGTTTATCAAACTTTTTCATTTTTGCAGGATTCCAGATGACCTTGCCGACATTACCCTTATTCGTCAACGAACTTGGCGGAAAAGATGAGATGATCGGAATGATCGTTGGAATCTTTACATTTTCTGCACTCATCATCCGGCCATGGGCGGGTCATGTTTTAGAGACTCTTGGTCGTAGGTTCGTCTATTTAATTGGTTTGGCAGTTTTTGTCGTTTCAGTCGCTGCGTATTCATTCACCTCGAGTATCTTGCTTTTATTCTTACTGAGAGTGGTACAAGGACTTGGTTGGGGAATGTCTACTACTGCAGTCGGTACCATAGCCACGGATTTGATTCCGCCTAAGCGACGGGGAGAGGGAATGGGATTCTTCGGGCTGGCTGGCACATTGGCAATGGCATTCGGACCTGCTCTAGGTTTGATGTTGGTAGTTAGAGCGAATTTCTCAATTACATTTGCAATCGCTGCTTTTTGTGGGCTTGCATCTCTGATAATCGCTGCGCTTATCCATTACCGCCCAGGAGAAAAAAGTCATGCACCTCAAAGGAAATGGGATTTATATGAAAAGACTGCGTTGGTTCCAGCATTATTACTATTCTTTATCACGATGGCATTTGGAGGAATCACCTCATTTCTTCCGTTATATGCGGAACAGTTGAATATTAGTGGGATAGGTTGGTACTTCACTGTATTTGCCTTCTCATTGATGATTGTCCGCCCGTTCTCAGGGAAGTTATATGATCGATTAGGTCATAAAGCTGTATTTTTGCCAGGAACCTTTTTAATATTGATTGCGATGATTGATTTATCTCTACTTGCAAATGAATGGATGTTGATCGCTGCAGCTCTCTTTTTCGGTGTAGGATTCGGTTCTGTCCAGCCAGCACTTCAAGCTTGGGCTGTACAATCAGCACCTAAGAACCGTAGAGGAATGGCTAACGCTACATTCTTTTCGTCATTTGATTTGGGTGTAGGCACAGGGGCGATGTTCTTTGGGGTTATCGCCTCCTGGTATGGATACAGTGAAATTTACATGGCCTCTGCGATTTCAGTGACAATTTCGATGGTGCTGTATTTGTTCATAACAAAAAATATGAGTGTTGGAAATGAGACAAGTGCTGGCCAGCTTTCAAGGTAA